One genomic segment of Pongo abelii isolate AG06213 chromosome 13, NHGRI_mPonAbe1-v2.0_pri, whole genome shotgun sequence includes these proteins:
- the PLPP7 gene encoding inactive phospholipid phosphatase 7 isoform X2 yields the protein MPASQSRARARDRNNVLNRAEFLSLNQPPKGGPEPRSSGRKASGPSAQPPPAGDGARERRQSQQLPEEDCMQLNPSFKGIAFNSLLAIDICMSKRLGVCAGRAASWASARSMVKLIGITGHGIPWIGGTILCLVKSSTLAGQEVLMNLLLEEREREPAQTV from the exons ATGCCAGCTTCCCAGAGCCGGGCCCGTGCCCGGGACCGCAACAACGTCCTCAACCGGGCTGAGTTCCTGTCCCTGAACCAGCCCCCCAAGGGGGGCCCGGAGCCCCGCAGCTCGGGCAGAAAGGCCTCGGGCCCATCGGCACAGCCCCCACCTGCTGGTGACGGGGCCCGAGAGCGACGCCAGTCACAGCAGCTGCCAGAGGAGGACTGCATGCAGCTGAACCCCTCCTTCAAGGGCATCGCCTTCAACTCCCTGCTGGCCATCGATATCTGTATGTCCAAGCGGCTGGGGGTGTGCGCCGGCAGAGCGGCGTCCTGGGCCAGTGCCCGCTCCATGGTCAAGCTCATCGGCATCACGGGCCACGGCATCCCCTGGATCGGAGGCACCATCCTCTGCCTGGTGAAGAGCAGCACACTGGCCGGCCAGGAGGTGCTCATGAATCTGCTTCTGG aggagagggagagggaaccAGCTCAGACTGTGTGA
- the PLPP7 gene encoding inactive phospholipid phosphatase 7 (The RefSeq protein has 1 substitution compared to this genomic sequence), protein MPASQSRARARDRNNVLNRAEFLSLNQPPKGGPEPRSSGRKASGPSAQPPPAGDGARERRQSQQLPEEDCMQLNPSFKGIAFNSLLAIDICMSKRLGVCAGRAASWASARSMVKLIGITGHGIPWIGGTILCLVKSSTLAGQEVLMNLLLGVFAFKNISPAPTIEKFTTYLLR, encoded by the exons ATGCCAGCTTCCCAGAGCCGGGCCCGTGCCCGGGACCGCAACAACGTCCTCAACCGGGCTGAGTTCCTGTCCCTGAACCAGCCCCCCAAGGGGGGCCCGGAGCCCCGCAGCTCGGGCAGAAAGGCCTCGGGCCCATCGGCACAGCCCCCACCTGCTGGTGACGGGGCCCGAGAGCGACGCCAGTCACAGCAGCTGCCAGAGGAGGACTGCATGCAGCTGAACCCCTCCTTCAAGGGCATCGCCTTCAACTCCCTGCTGGCCATCGATATCTGTATGTCCAAGCGGCTGGGGGTGTGCGCCGGCAGAGCGGCGTCCTGGGCCAGTGCCCGCTCCATGGTCAAGCTCATCGGCATCACGGGCCACGGCATCCCCTGGATCGGAGGCACCATCCTCTGCCTGGTGAAGAGCAGCACACTGGCCGGCCAGGAGGTGCTCATGAATCTGCTTCTGG gaatGTTTGCTTTTAAGAACATTTCCCCTGCCCCAACCATTGAAAAATTTACAACCTACTTGTTAAGATAA